The Toxotes jaculatrix isolate fToxJac2 chromosome 21, fToxJac2.pri, whole genome shotgun sequence genome includes a region encoding these proteins:
- the LOC121175573 gene encoding DNA ligase 1: protein MSPVKSQGRTNATKQKRSDRKGKQQKNVSQKGFKASQPPSELPNVKQKGRGNSTPLGDGTTGGVKGNKRNEGNGISQPQHEKDAKITGGRKKTTQLRCPPKALTTKPGSINNKLPTKPENKRRDRVTESEEEESESSAGSSVDATEDGTSNDEKEVDQGSNEEPDETEGSKQSSEEEAEASDTQRDTEQTENEESDKEFSEEAKSVSESEVEPVAPVAEEEENEKEVEASEAVVSDGGEDKEITQEDMSEKPTADKACRRRRQTPRLSKPAQGSKNKMFKKTKADKQAEKEEKQRAKAEKKRLEKEAKQKAKEEKKNKKKPQKEDKPGSETEETQSIKGSLSKADTAKGKLASKIKNGNKKDPLVEADPEEEEEEAELTLSKAIKGQNQIMLLKAKGKDLKAVLEPEEQQDAESVIKGRPQNLLLGKVKMASLRDKANKMLAKPDEDTSASGTINGGSSKPKEGLIARRKGMATLHRVSGWIQKKMPRGINFRKKLSAWTKAIGVSRWLSLRAIKQKQGTRKSKGHILKHRMAMRVASKTSLASRKNKSVSENKMAKEKGDPQGKAGEGGEEAATTEEKEVEAKYAVESPLPQSPNPQNQVPGLYSLSNQISAC from the exons ATGTCACCAGTCAAGTCTCAAGGCAGAACAAATGCTACAAAGCAAAAAAGGTCtgacagaaaaggaaagcaacagaaaaatgtaagtCAGAAGGGTTTCAAAGCATCGCAACCTCCCTCTGAGCTGCCTAATGTGAAACAGAAAGGAAGAGGCAATTCAACACCTCTGGGAGACGGAACCACAGGTGGAGTGAAGGGTAATAAAAGGAATGAAGGAAATGGTATATCACAACCTCAACATGAGAAAGATGCTAAGATCACAGGGGGCAGAAAGAAGACCACCCAACTCAGATGTCCGCCAAAAGCACTCACTACAAAACCAGGGAGCATCAACAACAAGCTCCCCACCAAGCCtgaaaacaagagaagagacagagtgacagaaagtgaggaggaggaatcaGAGAGCTCTGCAGGAAGCTCAGTGGATGCTACTGAAGACGGGACTAGTAACGATGAGAAGGAGGTGGACCAGGGCAGTAACGAAGAGCCAGATGAAACAGAGGGGAGTAAGCagagcagtgaggaggaggctgaggcaTCAGATACTCAGAGAGatacagaacagacagaaaatgaggaaTCAGACAAAGAGTTTTCAGAGGAAGCCAAATCTGTAAGTGAGTCCGAGGTCGAACCAGTCGCACCCGTTGCCGAAGAGGAGGAAAACGAAAAGGAAGTTGAAGCATCTGAGGCCGTCGTCAGTGATGGGGGTGAAGACAAGGAGATAACCCAGGAGGACATGTCTGAAAAGCCAACAGCTGATAAAGCCTGCAGAAGACGCAGACAGACACCTCGTCTATCAAAGCCTGCGCAAGGGTCGAAAAacaagatgtttaaaaaaaccaAGGCAGATAAGCAGgctgagaaggaagaaaaacagagggccaaagcagaaaagaaaaggttgGAAAAGGAAGCCAAACAAAAAgccaaggaagaaaaaaagaacaaaaagaagccACAGAAAGAGGACAAACCTGGCTCTGAAACAGAGGAGACTCAGTCAATAAAAGGTTCCCTCAGCAAGGCTGACACAGCAAAAGGCAAGTTAgccagcaaaataaaaaatggcaaTAAGAAGGATCCTCTTGTAGAAGCTGAtccagaagaggaagaggaggaggctgaacTAACACTGTCCAAAGCCATCAAAGGCCAAAACCAAATAATGCTTCTCAAAGCCAAAGGTAAAGACCTCAAAGCCGTTCTGGAGCCTGAAGAGCAGCAGGATGCTGAAAGTGTCATAAAAGGGCGGCCACAGAATTTGCTTTTGGGGAAGGTCAAGATGGCATCTCTCCGAGACAAAGCAAATAAGATGTTGGCAAAGCCCGATGAggacacatcagccagtgggaCTATCAATGGAGGGTCCAGCAAACCCAAAGAAGGTTTGATAGCGCGAAGAAAAGGTATGGCAACTCTTCACAGAGTGTCTGGTTGGATTCAGAAGAAAATGCCGAGGGGGATAAACTTCAGAAAGAAACTTTCTGCTTGGACTAAAGCCATCGGAGTCTCTCGCTGGCTCTCTCTTCGGGCCATAAAACAGAAGCAAGGCACTAGAAAATCCAAAGGCCATATTCTCAAACACAGGATGGCCATGAGAGTTGCCAGTAAAACCAGCCTGGCCAGCAGGAAAAATAAGAGTGTCTCAGAGAATAAAATGGCCAAAGAGAAAGGCGACCCCCAGGGAAaggcaggggagggaggggaagaagcAGCCACAACTGAGGAGAAAGAAGTAGAGGCCAAATATGCTGTG GAGAGCCCACTACCTCAGAGCCCAAACCCCCAAAACCAGGTGCCAGGCTTGTACTCCCTGTCAAACCAGATCTCAGCCTGCTGA